A single region of the Brachypodium distachyon strain Bd21 chromosome 3, Brachypodium_distachyon_v3.0, whole genome shotgun sequence genome encodes:
- the LOC100827190 gene encoding inorganic phosphate transporter 2-1, chloroplastic, producing the protein MSQSSPFFSIARAHAGAGGRAAAAALLLRHPAAQLPPSIHCPRYFPLAKLSHAKPLNSHLGFPRATLSSFADANDGSSAEPDASEEQNGGSELSEMAKAFHISPRTAMSISVVIAFAALTVPLAMRSLAFHGTIKMKMLAYLTLLSGFYMAWNIGANDVANAMGTSVGSGALTLRQAVLTAAVLEFSGAFLMGTHVTSTMQKGILVASVFQGNDSLLFAGLLSSLAAAGTWLQVASSYGWPVSTTHCIVGAMVGFGLVYGGVNAVFWSSLARVSSSWVISPLMGAAVSFLVYKCIRRFVYSAPNPGQAAAAAAPIAVFTGVTAISFAAFPLSKIFSIAVLQALGCGAIGAIFVSRAIKKQLGDLLSSEAEKIASASNTDGQQGGFLSDVAGPTGAQLQIVYGVFGYMQVLSACFMSFAHGGNDVSNAIGPLAAALSLLQGVATSAEIVIPTEVLAWGGFGIVAGLTMWGYRVIATIGKKITELTPTRGFAAEFAAASVVLFASKLGLPISATHTLVGAVMGVGFARGLNRVRAETVREIVVSWVVTIPVGALLAVFYTLILTKILKYFM; encoded by the exons ATGTCTCAAtcttctcctttcttttccatcGCCCGAGCACATGCTGGAGCAGGAGGGCGAGCTGCAGCTGCCGCTCTCCTGCTCCGCCACCCTGCCGCTCAGTTGCCACCTAGCATTCACTGTCCGAGATACTTTCCTCTGGCTAAACTGTCACATGCCAAGCCATTGAACTCACACCTTGGGTTTCCGCGTGCCACCCTATCCTCCTTTGCCGATGCTAATGATGGCTCTAGTGCAGAACCAGATGCCTCGGAGGAGCAGAATGGTGGATCTGAGCTGTCAGAGATGGCAAAGGCATTCCATATTTCACCACGAACAGCGATGTCAATCTCTGTGGTGATTGCATTTGCAGCCCTCACCGTGCCACTGGCGATGCGCTCACTGGCCTTTCATGGGACAATCAAAATGAAGATGTTGGCATATCTGACCCTGTTGTCAGGGTTCTACATGGCATGGAATATTGGGGCCAATGATGTGGCGAATGCTATGGGGACGTCAGTAGGATCTGGAGCTTTGACACTCAGGCAGGCAGTGCTGACTGCGGCTGTGCTAGAGTTCTCTGGTGCATTCCTTATGGGTACCCATGTCACCAGCACCATGCAGAAGGGTATCCTCGTCGCGTCTGTCTTCCAAGGAAATGATTCTCTGCTCTTCGCTGGATTGCTATCCTCCCTCGCTGCAGCTGGTACATGGTTGCAG gTCGCTTCCTCATATGGCTGGCCTGTGTCAACTACACATTGTATTGTTGGGGCCATGGTTGGTTTTGGGCTGGTATATGGAGGGGTCAATGCAGTTTTCTGGAGCTCCTTGGCTAGAGTATCTTCTTCATGGGTCATTTCCCCATTGATGGGTGCTGCAGTCTCCTTTCTTGTTTACAAATGCATACGCAGG TTCGTATACAGCGCACCAAATCCAGGCcaggctgcagcagctgctgcaccCATTGCGGTTTTTACCGGCGTCACTGCAATCTCATTTGCTGCTTTCCCTCTCAGCAAGATATTTTCCATTGCTGTACTGCAAGCATTAGGTTGCGGCGCAATAGGAGCCATCTTTGTTAGCAGGGCAATAAAAAAACAGCTTGGTGACTTACTATCTTCAGAAGCAGAAAAGATAGCATCTGCTAGCAATACAGATGGTCAGCAAGGTGGATTTCTTTCTGACGTTGCTGGCCCTACAGGAGCTCAATTGCAGATTGTCTACGGTGTATTTGGGTACATGCAGGTCCTGTCAGCATGCTTCATGTCATTTGCTCATGGAGGCAATGATGTCTCCAATGCCATAGGGCCTCTGGCCGCAGCTCTGTCGCTTCTTCAAGGCGTAGCAACCAGCGCTGAGATAGTCATACCAACTGAAGTCCTTGCTTGGGGTGGTTTTGGAATTGTAGCAGGGCTTACGATGTGGGGTTATAGAGTGATAGCAACGATTGGCAAGAAAATCACTGAATTAACACCCACAAGGGGGTTTGCGGCAGAGTTTGCAGCGGCTTCTGTGGTCTTGTTTGCATCTAAGCTTGGGTTGCCAATATCTGCTACGCATACACTTGTTGGTGCAGTGATGGGTGTGGGATTTGCAAGAGGGCTCAACAGAGTCAGAGCAGAGACAGTGCGTGAAATTGTGGTCTCCTGGGTGGTCACAATTCCGGTTGGTGCTTTGCTAGCAGTCTTCTATACATTGATCTTGACCAAGATTCTGAAATACTTTATGTGA